A stretch of Mustela nigripes isolate SB6536 chromosome 6, MUSNIG.SB6536, whole genome shotgun sequence DNA encodes these proteins:
- the LOC132020749 gene encoding olfactory receptor 6C6-like encodes MRNQSREIKFILLGLTDDPQLQIVVFIFFFLNYVLSVIGNLSIILLTLLDPRLKTPMYFFLRNFSFLEASLTTVCIPRYLISIMTKNKIISYNSCASQLFFFLLLEITEFYLLAAMCFDRYVAICKPLHYPIIMNNKVCYQLLFSSWTIGFLFTFPPVALGLTLDFCASKVIDHFMCDTSPVLQLSCTDTHLLELLSFALAIGILLITLPLVIPSYTYIIKTILKLPSAQKRTKAFSTCSSHMIVVSLTYGSCIFNYIKPTAKERVTLSKGVSVIYTSVAPLLNPFIYTLRNQQVKEVFKDILQKIFSFFKK; translated from the coding sequence ATGAGGAATCAGTCAAGAGAGATCAAGTTCATTCTCCTAGGATTGACTGATGACCCACAATTGCAAAttgtggtttttatatttttcttcctaaactATGTGTTGAGCGTGATTGGGAACTTATCCATCATCCTTCTTACCTTGCTAGATCCCCGCCTCAAGACtcccatgtattttttcctccGAAATTTCTCCTTCTTGGAAGCTTCATTGACAACAGTCTGTATTCCCAGATACCTGATAAGCATcatgactaaaaacaaaataatttcctaCAATAGTTGTGCATCTCagttattctttttcctcttattagaaattacagaattttacCTACTGGCTGCCATGTGTTTTGACCGGTATGTAGCAATCTGCAAACCCCTCCATTACCCCATCATTATGAACAACAAAGTGTGTTACCAACTACTATTCAGTTCATGGACAATTGGCTTTctgtttacatttccaccagtgGCCTTGGGACTGACACTGGATTTCTGTGCTTCCAAAGTAATTGATCATTTCATGTGTGACACTTCCCCCGTGCTGCAGCTTTCCTGTACTGACACTCATTTACTGGAATTGCTTTCATTTGCCTTAGCTATTGGAATACTCCTGATCACATTGCCTTTAGTAATTCCTTCCTACACATACATTATCAAGACCATTCTAAAACTCCCCTCTGCtcagaaaagaacaaaggctTTTTCTACTTGTTCTTCTCATATGATTGTAGTCTCCCTTACTTATGGTAGCTGTATCTTTAATTACATAAAACCAACAGCGAAGGAAAGGGTGACTTTATCTAAAGGTGTATCTGTTATTTACACCTCAGTTGCCCCTTTATTAAACCCTTTCATTTACACTCTCAGAAACCAGCAAGTGAAAGAAGTCTTCAAGGATATACTccaaaagattttctcttttttcaaaaaatga